Below is a genomic region from Populus trichocarpa isolate Nisqually-1 chromosome 15, P.trichocarpa_v4.1, whole genome shotgun sequence.
CCAATTTAGCTGCAAAGAATATTATGGTTTgagaacaaagaagaagacgaagtttcttgttcttttatagAAGAACGTTACaatatttaacagttttaccgatagAAGTTTTTTCGTCgacgtaagacacatattccatcggtaattaatttatcaacaaaatcaccgacgaaaatgctccgtcggtgaatctttcatctgtaattttttgtccgttggtaaatccgttggtaataaaaaaatattattaccaatAAATTTACTGACGGATCAGACgcgtaaaaaaaacattaaaaacatcatcagtaattccgtcggtaattatttaaaaacattttttaaaaaatccattttataaaattataaaataattaaatcaacactctataatatatactcaaaatgcttggaaaaaagaataagaaaatcaactcaaacaaatttgcaacaaataaataaaacgaaaaaataaattcaactaaaaaaagtcatgaaaaaaatgaagttgcaattgctaaaaatttaaaaatcctataaataaatcaactaaaaattgatctcatatgaaaaaaaaatctcacaacaacatttatataattattaagaacaaaaaaaataaaaaataaaataaaaaacaaatatagtgaaaataatcatgaaaaaagaagaaaaaaaaaatcttaccttaatgtagttgtaAGTGAAGCTAAGGGGAGATAAAAAAtttcgtaaagcatattaattaaaaaaaaactaagaggataaaagaagaaataaaaagaagacatgctcgagcatggaggagaagagaaggagatgaggatagaagagaagagaaagaaatagatattgatgttttttacatatagtgaagaagaagaagaagaagaaatgagtctgtctcttgtgaaataaagggattcaggctttttattggggcgcgttagcgacagaattaccgacggataattaaatattaatattttttaattattccgttggtaattctgtctgtactatttaatttaaattttcaatttcataaaaagttttcagaaaccgccaacaatcaccgacgatttttcaatccgtcggtaatatttaaatgaaaattttaaattaattgaattttttttcagaaaaccgtcaaataacaccgacgacttttcaatctatcggtgattttgtccgtaaagaacaacaattaacaatgcaattggaaagtgaacagttttggagctctctggaaaataccgactgaacattccgtcggtgattcattttgtaattgacatgataaacattattcacagtttaccaacaaatttagaaaagaatTAAGATGATCTACCCTTGAGATCAAGACTATTTATATGGTCTTAAGATGTAActttttaatcttaattcttGGGTTCAATATTATGCTTATCacctataaattaaatttttgaactaAATGAGTCACTATAAAAGTTGAtgtaattttgagttttatggCTATATACACTAGTGTTATGATCCCAAATCAATGACTCATGTTCTATGATAACATTGAATCATAACtgaatgtaaataaaaatatcacttgatacaagttttatttgaatctctttcaattttttttttaaaaaaaccatgaatcaTGTATATAGCTAGCTAGGATGGAATATAATATAGAGTTGGGGAGAAAATTAGTGGTGAAAAATTAAGACATAGTATAGTATTTTGATAGAATGTTGGGAGCCGATCGAGGTGGATTATTGACCTGGATCCACAATCTCTTTCAGTACAAGGTTTCTAGCTCTATTGATGGTCAAAAAACACAGATACAAATGCTCCTCAAGATCATCAACTTGGTTGCTGAAGCTGCAACATTCATTAATCTTGCTGAATTGCCTCACCACCAGTTCACCATTAATGCCATGCAACCAATTGCCCTCGTCATCTCCTCTCTCAACCAAGTACTTTACCGTTGAATGCAAGTGCTCCATCTCATCCTTTACTCGATTCACAAGCCTGCTAATGGTCTCCAAGTCCCTACTCAGTATGTAAGTCCCTTTTGCAGCTGCATCCAGCTGTGCTGCAACCCTGGCTAGCCTCCTTGTCGAAGAACCTGGCCCCAATGATGTTGCTGTTATGAGACCTGGAGTGGCAACTAGCAATGCTAGAGCGTGGGTCGCTATGATTATTGTTAGTGAAGCTGTCAAGGCCACAAGAAATATAGCTGAGCtatgttttagtttgttttttagatttagcTTCGCTTTAGCCTTGTCACGCTTTGACTCTAGCTGCTTGAGCAATTTGAAGCAATCGGCTTGCATGACTTGGACCCGGCTTGGTGTTGAGCCAGACCGGTCAAATGGGTTCCGAGCGTTGACGAATTCCGTAACTCTTGTTAAAATCTCTGGGTTAGGAAACTGGGTTTTGGGTATTTGATCAAGGGTGGCTTTAAGAGATCGGTATTTGACCCGTATATGGTCTATGTCTTTCAATAGCAAGCCACAAAGGAGAGAAGCATTCGCTGTTTGAGTGAAGTATTTGGATAGGAGAGAGTGGGTTGAGGGTCGGGTGTGGATCAAGGAAAGGGTCCGAATAACCGTGGACTGATCCGGATCCAAGAGGTTTTCGACGAAGAGTCGATAGGATGGTAGCCGAGCTGCGCTGGTGGTGGACTCAGCTGCTAGAACAGTACACGTGGTGGGATCTCTATTGGATAGTGCTTGAAGACGTGCCCAGAAGAGATTGTATGATTCTGTCCTGAAGGCATTGGCATATTCTTCACGGACGTCAATCTCCATCGGAAGGTTGGGGGTACTGGTGGCACCCAACCTTGTATCTGCACTCACAAAATCAACCACGGAAACAAAGATCATCACCTCTTTCTTGTGAAAATCTGTTTTAATTGAACATGGATTGATCCAGGCAATCAGTTACCCAGGCAGGAACTTGGATTAATCCTACGGTTCAAGAAACATGATCCTTGTAGTGTATACAAATTAGCCCGAGCCGTTCTAGGTTGGATTTACATGTAAATATGGATAAATGTAAGCTCTCCTCCATGAGCATTCCTTCTTATTAGGAAATAAGAAGGCAGTGAAGTGGTGAGGGCTTTCAAACGACACGCCGTTTCCATCTAGGAATTTCAAACGACATGTCACCCCCAGTTCCCAAGTTAGAGTTTTTCCATCTTAGACCATCCTATAGATGGCGGGTAATATGGCATTTTACAATTTACATGTAGGGGGAGGGCTGTGTGTATTGAATTACAAGGGAAAGAGGGCATACATACCAGAGCATGAAAGAATTTCTTTGATGCGTGCGCcaattcttttcttcatttcagTTTGTCAAATGCTAATTTCAAGATTGCGAATCTCTTACCttccaaagaaataaaaaaaaaataaaaaaagaaggagaaagaaaagtttATGTCCGTTAATACATGTCATCgaataataaaggaaaaaaaaaaacaaaggaatgaAATGGCTAGAATGAATGAAAGCACATACCAGCGGAGCCTTGATTACAGATTTTGAGCCTCCAAATTTCTCATGGGTGTCGGGAGGGATTAGATCATGGAAAACCGaacactttatatatatatatatatatatatatatatatatatatatatatagagagagagagagagagagagagagagagagagagagagagagagagagagagagcccaGGTGCAGCTCTTGCTTAGGGTGTTaggcattttttaaaaaataaaaaattattttaatttatcttcaaataaaaaaatacttttgaaaagtaATGGTTACCAATAAAAACTCTTATTTCTGctcctaaataataataataataaaaaagaaatacataatCAGCTAGCAATGGCAATTCATTTCAACCTTGTAGTACGTGCATTTGAAGGCAAGTCTGACGCCTGTATAAGGAGTTAAGGACATGCTTCAAAGGAAATAAAGACATTTCTTGAAGTCACGTGAGATAAGATTTGGTCGGTGTACATGGGTAGAGTGTGTGCGCATTGTTCATCCTGGGTGGTCATGGTTAGGGTTGCTTTCCTGTTTCCCGGAGGCCGAAGCCTTTTTTAGTATGGACTTGGGACGGTGAAGTCTTAAGCTAATTGCTCTGTCCATGCCTGTGTAATCTTGGGCATGGACTCGAATCTCAATCAACCtgattgatgaatattacttgcTCAATGCGATAACTTCTTTCCTAGGTTAAATTTATATTCCTTCTTCGTAAAGTTTTTGTTCGTAGAGTTGAACAATTAAGGCTACAAAAATTCACTTCCAAGAACACCCTACTCGATATCACTCAAGACATTGGGTTAGATGACATTTTTTACTATTTGTTGTACTCTCATATTTGctgaaggactaaattaaaaatgtaataaatCTTTTGTAAAAGAGTTattgatgcaataaaaaatataaagactgaaattaaaaaaccaaaagaaaaaaggacacGCGTTTGTTGGTGGTggtcatttctttcttcttttcttttttttcttttccagagAAAATACACGCCACGTCGAAAGGAAAAAGGATAAGATGACACTTCCAAAAACACGATGAAAATGTGGGTTTGGCCGTCAGATGGGATCTCACATGCCACTTAAAAGGCTATAACACCGCTCACTCGCTAGCACATAACAAACACGCACCAACAacttttttgaatataaaattatttttcaaacttaaaaaataccAGAATGCTCTTCATGAGCTtgtatattacaaaaaaaaaacccttgtgtaaagataaaaatgctCTGCGTTATTTTTTTGTGGTCTTTTTCAAGggttaaaatgtatttttattgtattctaagaagcaaaaaaacaaaaaagctttTGGTCAACTACAATAACCTTTTGACCTTAGGGGTATATaggtaattatattttttaaaagttattgaaaagacaaaataacTCTTGGTCAACGATTctagattttatcaaatttggggATAAATATGTCATTTAAATGtgcaaattttttgaaaaaaactaacataCAATCTCTTAATAACCAATGAACCATTAGAAAAGATCAAATTACCCCTACAATCAaggcttatatttttttcatccaaagataaaatgataattttactaTAACAATCTAAACTATCTCTAAACCCGCAccctatatattttatgttaattgaaACTCAACTAGTGGACAACCAAGAAGTGGGAAAATGAAGAGTAttacaatttgttttgaaaattccCAAAATGTCGGGGACCAATTTACAAATTGACTAAAGTAAAGGGTCGATCGAAAGCAATCACGGTGGTCGACAGTAGTTGTGGTTGGGCTTATCATCATGGCCTGTTACTAGTGGGCTTTGACAAATCCAAAGTAAGAGCAAACAAAGCCATGTCACCAAggaaaaaccctaaaccctaataTCAGACATTATAAAAGGAGCTCTTCAGTCGAGTTTTCGAAACTCAGTCATCGCCTCCCTCCTCTCTGTTTGCAGCAGAGCCTTTCTTTTCTCCTAACTTTCAACTAATCGCAGCAGCCAGAAGCAAAGATGGCACCCCCTAGAGGTAGAGAAAGTTTTCACGTTTTCTTGTTTCAGGGCTTATAGGTTGTGTGGCTTGTTTCACGAAATCtgatttcttttatatagtTGAAGCAGCTCTTGTATTTCATTACATCCCTAGAGtattaaactttatattaaACTTTTAGCACTAACTCCACTgacataactataaaaaaattatttacttcCAAGCAGctcttgttttgcttttttcccCCTTGAtctgggttgttttttttcgttttatatTACAGGTATTAATGTTTAGAGCatgactgatttttttaaaaaaaactatgagcaGGTCGAGGTGGTAGTGGTGGTGGGTTTAGGGGAGGTAGAGGTGATGGAGGAGGAAGAGGTAGAGGCAGAGGTTTTTCAGGTGGAAGAGGAGGAAGTGGTGGAAGGGGCAGTGCAATGAGGGGTGGTGGAAGAGGCCGCGGTGGTGGAAGAGGCCGCGGTGGTGGAGGAATGAGAGGTGGGAGCAAGGTTGTGGTTGAGCCCCATAGACATGAAGGAGTGTTCATTGCAAAGGGTAAAGAAGATGCTCTTGTTACTAAGAATATGGTTCCTGGTGAGACTGTATACAATGAGAAGAAAGTCTCTGTTCAGGTGTTTATtacttttcttcaatttattccATTGTTGTCTCCattcatgaaattaaatgttttttttgaaacctgaacaatgttgttttttgttgcaTCAAGTTTCTCTTTTATTGTTGGTGCATTTGATGctgttatttatattatttttttactaaatcaTACATCTCTTTTCAGAATGAAGATGGAACTAAAGTCGAGTACAGGGTTTGGAACCCCTTCCGATCAAAATTGGCTGCTGCCATTCTTGGTGGTGTTGATGATGTTTGGATTGTAAGTTTTATTCATGAGCTTATCTATTAATATTGCTCTATGAGTTGGTAGATTTTGTTTTATGCAACCTGCTTGTTGATTGTTTTCTTGTTGGTTGTACCAAGAAACCTGGCGCTAAAGTTCTTTACCTAGGAGCTGCTTCTGGTACTACTGTTTCTCACGTGTCTGATATTGTTGGCCCTGTAAGTATCATTCATCTGTAAATTATAGTTTCCTGCTTCGTATGCTGATAAGGATGTTgcttaaaaagtgtttttttatttgtagacTGGAGTGGTATATGCGGTAGAATTTTCTCACAGAAGTGGGAGAGACTTGGTTAACATGGCAAAGAAACGGACCAATGTTATTCCCATAATTGAAGATGCCAGACATCCTGCCAAGTACCGTATGCTAGTTGGAATGGTGGACGTGATCTTTTCTGATGTTGCTCAGCCTGATCAGGTTTGCTCCTTCCTATTTCTGTTCTGAGTGTACCCTTGTATAATTTGTTGCTCCTTCCTATCAAAAGgctggaaatttttttattgttcctttCGAATGATTTACTactgatttaatttgtttttgaaagaacatggtttttgtcttttgtttttctttcaagtacTAACACCAACtcctgaaaataatatatttgaccTATTTTTGGATGATTAACTTTAGTTGCTCTTGTTTTTTCACCCAGTTAACAGGCTTCatgtttttgaaagaaattgaaattttttattctttttgctttttaatttatttatacattttagtttatttcttaTGATACTTCTTTGTTGGTTGAAATGAAGCATATAAGTTCATGCATATGATGAATTAACTCGGATTCCCCTTCAAGACATATTGGGTGATGTAAAATCGAGTTTCTGATGCATATTCTGCAACATCAAGCTACTTTCTCCCATATTATTGACACCAAAAATATTTAGCGTATTTTGTGTGTATCATTTTTAAGATATCTGGCATATGATGAGGTACTCGGATTCCCCTGCAAGACAATATGGGTGATGTAAAACCGAGCTTCCGATGCTTGGTATCAATCAATTTATTCTCTTTTCAGTATTTCTAATtaattctctccttttctccaaggctctttatttttttttcttttttttaactcattttcttaaaatattctgTACTAGTTTTTCGCATAATGGTGGGCCTGCTTTGAATAATTACCAGTTTCATAATATACGTGGAATAACATCTGTGATGCAGGACATGTTATTATGTTCACGTTTATATTGACAATTGTTCCTGCAGAAAATTGTTTGCCACGTTTTAGTTTGCAATCCTTGGtggaatttttagaatttttatccATCCTTTTGACACTCCTGTATGAAAGACTGAGGAGTAATTGATTAGGCTTTGTTTGTTTGGGCGGTGTGACTCGAAGCGATTTTGATTTAAATGCAACTTTTTATGCATACTTTTTACAGCTAGCATTGTTGAAAAACTTTTATGATCTATGCATTTGGGATTCATTAAAGACGTTTTGCAAGCATGTTTGCAACTATCAAATTTTTACCATTTGTCTTGGTCAATCGGGTTGAATGAATAATCAATTGATTTTCAGCTTTCAATTAAATATCCATTCCTTGTGTCAATTTTATGATTATCTGTCCGCGGTTGTAAAATGTGTCAAATCCTTTTTCATGCGTTTTCAGCTCCTTCCTTGATGAGAATGATAGAAAATATTAGAAGCAGTGGGCGATGCCGCATGGTCCActgtaaaataaatatgttcattattttgattctttttaacCGAGGTATGCAAGTTAATGCAAATTACTTCTGCAGGCAAGGATTTTAGCACTCAATGCTTCCTATTTTCTGAAAACTGGTGGTCATTTTGTCATTTCAATAAAGGTTAGCCTTCTATTTGACTACTACCAGCTTCACTCAAAGCAATGGCTCCTTCCCGTTCTTGTATTGATGTAATTATTTTGTGGCCAGGCAAATTGCATCGACTCCACTGTTCCTGCAGAGGCTGTGTTCGAAAGTGAAGTGAAAAAGATGGTGCAGGAGCAGTTGAAACCTAGTGAGCAGGTCACCCTTGAGCCATTTGAGCGAGACCATGCTTGTGTGGTAGGGGGCTACCGTATGCCAAAGAAACAGAAAATTGCTGCTTAGGGAGCTGGGTTGTATCGTGTTTCACATTGCTTTTCGGGAATTAGAGGTCATAAAGCATTGTGAATTTCTGGACTCTTTTTTTATGCACTTCGctttatttatgtttgtttaGATTTGATCTTGAATTGGATGGTAAAGTAATGGAATGAGTTTTGGCATCTCTCTTTATCCGAGCCTTAGCGCCGTCGTGTGGCCACACTTTTGAGATATAAATTGTACTCCGTTTTCCTCCTTAAATCTACAAATAGAGTCGTTCATTTGGTGTCTTATTGAAAGATTAGAATGAGGGGTTAAGTTTAATATAACCTTTCCCTTTTCAAAGATAAATTATTCTTCTGATCatgaatgatttttgtttttatttttaaatataataaaataatatttttttattttttaaaaataaaaacaaaaatcatacatGATCAGAagaataatttatctttaaaaaggGAAAGGTTATATTAAACTTAACCCCTCATTCTAATCTttgttaaatgatttttaacattagtatattaaaataatttgaaaatatcaatttaaaataaaataaaaaataaacctaatatCACACACATCCATCCTTAAACTGGTCAGAATGGTTCGCAATCCCAGGTTATGCCTAGCTTGTTGCTTCAGAGCAGAAAATCTCTCATTCCCTTTCCACTTCAACTATTCCCTTGTCAAAAAAGTAAACATCCGACACCCCTCCCAATCACAGCAATGAAAAAGGTTAATATTTCATGCCATCCCTGTCGCCACCGTGATCCGATGGCATGGAAGGACATCGAATTAGTGTTTTTGGAAAAATGTTATTACAATACACCCTCTTTACATCCAAAAGATCATGAAAGCAAATGCATATTGTAATCGAAACGCTGGCACCTTAACCATTCGGCCATCCTGTCCCGTCAACAACCCAGAGAGTCTTTTAAACTCCTGTAGCTGTAGCCATATGGGCACACCGCAACCTTGTAACTAACTATATACATGTTTAAAAGGCTACTAACTACGTCGctctatattaattaattcatgacaTGTTGTCTCTACTACCTTGTCACAAGTTGACTgctttcattttcattgaattattCAAGGAGGAAAATAACAATTAGAAAAGCCAACGATTGAAGTAGAAATTCCGTCCCCTAGCACAGAGCATTGCATACAGCAGCACTGCTGGCTCGTGCATAGTGGAACTAGCTAGACATTAACATTGAAAACGCTAATCGAGTAATTCTTCCCTTTCAGTGAtgtataatttaaattgattaagacAACAAATGTTTAATTTCCACcaattaaagatgaaattattcaGACGAAAATAGAATGATTAAGGCTCTCTTGTCTATCGTCCGTCCAATACTTCGATTGATTTCCCACGTCGTCAATCCTAATTGTGCCACCGCAGGAAGACTCCATGAGGCCATCAAACGAGAGGGAGCAACCttcgttgttgttttttcttcttagggGTAATTAATCTCCTCCTTCTTCTGATCAGTATCGATATCCTGGCCGCCACCACCCCACCTCTTCATGCGTTCTGCTGTTTGTGCAACCTGCattgtatttaaattaattcattagaCTATCTTTCACCGCCTAGCTTGCTAtttatttatggaaaaaaaaaaacttgcctCCTTTTTCCAGTTGGTTCTGTAAAGTATAATCAACAGAAGCAAGGTCTGCAGAGCGGTTCCACCTAGCATGCCACCCCATACTCCCTGGATGATAGCatggaaaattatatataattgatgatCTTAACAGTAATTGAATATTTagcttaattaatattatactgATCAGTTAAAAATGTTTGGAAGATGGAATTGGTGGaaccccatatatatatatatataacaaaaatatcacgACTGAATATATTTCACTGTACCATTTTACCATACACATTT
It encodes:
- the LOC7474065 gene encoding UPF0496 protein At3g49070 — translated: MKKRIGARIKEILSCSDTRLGATSTPNLPMEIDVREEYANAFRTESYNLFWARLQALSNRDPTTCTVLAAESTTSAARLPSYRLFVENLLDPDQSTVIRTLSLIHTRPSTHSLLSKYFTQTANASLLCGLLLKDIDHIRVKYRSLKATLDQIPKTQFPNPEILTRVTEFVNARNPFDRSGSTPSRVQVMQADCFKLLKQLESKRDKAKAKLNLKNKLKHSSAIFLVALTASLTIIIATHALALLVATPGLITATSLGPGSSTRRLARVAAQLDAAAKGTYILSRDLETISRLVNRVKDEMEHLHSTVKYLVERGDDEGNWLHGINGELVVRQFSKINECCSFSNQVDDLEEHLYLCFLTINRARNLVLKEIVDPGQ
- the LOC7474066 gene encoding rRNA 2'-O-methyltransferase fibrillarin 1 — translated: MAPPRGRGGSGGGFRGGRGDGGGRGRGRGFSGGRGGSGGRGSAMRGGGRGRGGGRGRGGGGMRGGSKVVVEPHRHEGVFIAKGKEDALVTKNMVPGETVYNEKKVSVQNEDGTKVEYRVWNPFRSKLAAAILGGVDDVWIKPGAKVLYLGAASGTTVSHVSDIVGPTGVVYAVEFSHRSGRDLVNMAKKRTNVIPIIEDARHPAKYRMLVGMVDVIFSDVAQPDQARILALNASYFLKTGGHFVISIKANCIDSTVPAEAVFESEVKKMVQEQLKPSEQVTLEPFERDHACVVGGYRMPKKQKIAA